In one Silene latifolia isolate original U9 population chromosome 10, ASM4854445v1, whole genome shotgun sequence genomic region, the following are encoded:
- the LOC141607966 gene encoding uncharacterized protein LOC141607966 has product MDRSWMYGNRSSMDFRKGVEDFCRSAFNYAKRMGDDEFFCPCVDCSNVETVPSIRVLREHVVCRGFRQDYHIWIWHGEEGVYREDSSINDQMSGQHEEIEHHVDIEHHLEEEPNPNIDVSDEDTRVTIDDENVDDDDDRLNEMLNGLEDEMSNRPDVFESLMQASETPLYPGCIKYTKLYAVLTFFNIKAKHGWSDKSFTELLEALQDMFPEGNQIPKSNYYAKKLLCPLDLGYEKIDACPNDCLLYRNEYSHLHECPRCSKSRYKLADGIEFELGKKYPSAKVLWYLPIIPRLLRLFSIKSDAKHLRWHAEGRKKDGKLRHPADSPQWEIIDDKYPEFKNEVRNLRLGLSTDGMNPFGSLSSLHSTWPVLLVIYNLPPWLTMKRKYIMLSLLISGPKQPGNDIDIYLAPLIDDLKKLWYEGVTAFDAHASENFMLRAMLFCTINDYPAYGNLSGYKVKGKKACPICDDDMKSTYLTHSGKYVYLDNRRSLNRFHPYRKKKLPFNGKVEEEVARKPLSGKEVYERVIDIKTVFGKTVKIKESGCLWKKKSIFWELPYWQDLPVRHCLDVMHIEKNVCDALLGTLLNLPGKTKDGLKVRKDMEDMKIRSKLWPVQKDKSRKGKGSSFYLPPACYTLSKVEKKLFCECLYGIKVPTGFSSNIKRLVSRNDLKLIGMKSHDCHVMIQVFLPIAIRGILPKYVRCAITKLCSFFNTICNKVVDPETLDALQVDVIETLCQFEMYFPPSFFDIMVHLISHVVREIKLCGPVFLRWAYPFERHMGALQDMVRNPARPEASIVQGIVSEEVYEYCSEFVNKLQAIGLPRTRDDGRFEGKGLVGAKEISPPSNLRNKAHLYALQQSEAVQPYLERHKQDLASIYPSKGEMWLMKEHNRTFVEWFYNEVMKELSNTDNVVPDTIKWLAYGPRESVHSYEGFTINGYTFYTERQDKKSLSVQNSGVSMVASSREFANSKDKSPIDATLSYYGVIQEIWELDFCDFKVPFFRCKWIENSRRGVHIDEFGFTQVDMSRLRDNDEPFILASQARQVFYILDPSDHRWSLVVHGKRRILGVWDVLDENEYDEFQDIPPFANPINNVGDGTNLDTVYLRSDHGEGITVHNP; this is encoded by the coding sequence ATGGATCGGAGTTGGATGTATGGTAACCGTAGTTCAATGGATTTTAGGAAAGGGGTGGAAGATTTTTGTAGAAGTGCATTTAATTATGCCAAAAGGATGGGCGATGATGAGTTTTTTTGCCCTTGTGTTGATTGCTCCAATGTGGAAACCGTTCCTAGCATAAGGGTGTTAAGGGAACATGTTGTTTGTCGTGGGTTTAGACAAGATTATCACATTTGGATATGGCATGGTGAAGAAGGAGTATATAGGGAAGATAGTAGCATAAATGATCAAATGTCTGGGCAACATGAAGAAATTGAACACCATGTAGACATAGAACACCACTTAGAGGAGGAACCTAATCCTAATATTGATGTTTCTGATGAGGACACTAGAGTTACTATTGACGATGAAAATGTGGACGATGATGATGATCGGTTAAATGAGATGTTAAATGGGCTTGAAGATGAAATGAGTAACCGACCTGATGTATTTGAGAGTTTGATGCAGGCATCTGAAACTCCGTTATATCCTGGATGTATTAAATATACTAAGTTGTATGCGGTGCTAACATTTTTTAACATTAAAGCAAAACATGGTTGGAGTGACAAAAGCTTCACAGAGTTGTTGGAAGCTTTGCAAGACATGTTCCCCGAAGGAAACCAAATCCCAAAGTCAAATTATTATGCTAAAAAATTGTTGTGTCCGTTGGATTTAGGCTACGAAAAAATTGATGCTTGTCCAAATGATTGTCTACTATATCGCAATGAGTACAGCCATTTACATGAGTGTCCGCGTTGTAGTAAATCACGTTACAAGTTGGCAGATGGGATTGAGTTTGAGCTTGGTAAGAAGTATCCTTCTGCAAAGGTGCTATGGTATCTTCCAATAATACCACGCCTTTTACGTTTGTTTTCTATCAAGAGTGATGCTAAGCATTTGAGGTGGCATGCTGAGGGGAGGAAGAAAGACGGGAAGCTTAGGCATCCGGCAGATTCTCCTCAGTGGGAAATAATTGATGATAAGTACCCTGAATTTAAGAATGAAGTTAGAAATTTGAGACTTGGGCTTAGCACGGATGGGATGAACCCATTTGGTAGTTTGAGCAGTTTACATAGCACATGGCCAGTTCTATTGGTGATTTATAATTTGCCTCCCTGGTTAACCATGAAGCGGAAGTACATTATGCTGTCACTTTTAATATCTGGGCCTAAGCAACCAGGGAATGACATAGATATTTACCTTGCTCCACTAATTGATGATCTTAAGAAGTTATGGTACGAAGGTGTAACCGCGTTCGATGCACATGCTAGTGAGAATTTTATGTTGCGTGCAATGTTATTTTGTACCATTAACGACTATCCAGCTTATGGTAATTTGTCGGGATATAAAGTGAAGGGAAAGAAAGCATGCCCTATATGTGATGATGACATGAAATCAACATATTTAACACATTCTGGGAAATATGTTTACCTGGATAATAGAAGGTCACTCAATCGCTTTCACCCATATAGGAAAAAGAAGTTACCATTCAATGGAAAAGTGGAGGAAGAAGTAGCTCGTAAACCACTGAGCGGAAAAGAGGTATATGAGCGGGTTATAGATATAAAAACAGTTTTTGGTAAGACTGTTAAAATCAAAGAGTCGGGCTGTCTATGGAAGAAAAAGTCTATCTTTTGGGAACTTCCATATTGGCAGGACTTGCCAGTAAGACATTGTCTTGATGtgatgcacatagagaagaaTGTATGTGATGCTCTTTTAGGAACACTGCTGAATTTACCAGGTAAGACAAAGGATGGCCTGAAAGTGCGTAAAGATATGGAGGATATGAAAATTCGATCAAAGTTATGGCCAGTTCAGAAAGATAAGAGTAGGAAGGGGAAAGGTTCATCCTTTTATCTTCCACCAGCTTGTTACACCCTTTCTAAAGTAGAAAAAAAATTATTCTGTGAATGTTTGTACGGGATTAAGGTCCCTACTGGGTTCTCATCTAATATAAAGAGGCTAGTATCTAGGAATGATTTAAAATTAATTGGCATGAAGTCCCATGATTGTCATGTCATGATACAAGTGTTCTTACCAATCGCAATTCGCGGGATTTTGCCAAAGTATGTAAGATGTGCCATTACTAAACTTTGCTCATTTTTTAATACAATATGTAATAAAGTGGTTGATCCGGAGACACTAGATGCACTACAAGTCGATGTTATTGAAACACTTTGTCAGTTCGAGATGTATTTTCCACCTTCTTTTTTTGATATTATGGTTCATCTAATTTCACATGTTGTccgagagattaagttgtgtggtCCTGTATTTCTGAGGTGGGCTTATCCCTTTGAAAGGCACATGGGTGCCTTACAAGATATGGTAAGGAATCCAGCCCGACCTGAAGCTAGTATTGTTCAAGGGATTGTCAGTGAGGAGGTCTATGAGTATTGTAGTGAGTTTGTGAACAAGCTTCAGGCTATTGGTCTGCCAAGGACTAGAGATGATGGAAGGTTTGAAGGCAAAGGCCTGGTTGGTGCTAAAGAAATCTCACCGCCATCAAATTTAAGAAATAAAGCACATTTATACGCGTTACAGCAAAGTGAAGCCGTACAACCATATTTGGAAAGACATAAGCAGGACTTAGCTTCCATCTATCCTTCTAAAGGTGAAATGTGGTTGATGAAAGAGCATAATCGTACATTTGTGGAGTGGTTTTACAATGAAGTAATGAAAGAATTGTCAAATACAGACAATGTTGTACCTGATACAATCAAATGGCTGGCATATGGTCCTAGAGAAAGTGTGCACTCTTACGAAGGGTTTACCATAAATGGATACACTTTCTATACCGAACGCCAAGATAAAAAGTCATTATCAGTGCAGAATAGTGGTGTGTCGATGGTTGCATCTTCAAGAGAATTTGCCAATTCTAAGGATAAATCACCCATTGATGCGACACTATCATACTATGGGGTCATTCAAGAAATATGGGAGTtagatttttgtgattttaaggTTCCTTTTTTTCGATGCAAGTGGATTGAGAACAGTCGACGTGGTGTTCATATAGATGAATTTGGTTTTACTCAAGTAGATATGAGTCGTTTACGAGATAATGATGAGCCATTCATTCTTGCATCACAGGCTAGACAAGTGTTTTATATTCTTGATCCATCTGACCATCGTTGGTCTCTTGTAGTCCATGGAAAGAGAAGAATTCTGGGCGTTTGGGACGTCCTTGATGAAAATGAGTATGATGAGTTCCAAGATATACCACCTTTTGCAAATCCGATAAACAATGTGGGCGATGGTACAAATCTTGACACGGTCTACCTACGTTCTGACCACGGGGAAGGGATTACTGTGCACAATCCTTAA